One genomic region from Candidatus Sericytochromatia bacterium encodes:
- a CDS encoding ADP-ribosylglycohydrolase family protein, translated as MAGEVHVNCTMCHALAGDQCSLHGVEIENPAYTVCAQFRAPDEAADSPPHRLPGLADLSPDWIYEIDTTGEPTPLVQVARRRRNRPSTGKLPPASDLRAAQPERGQTDLVDRFRGALLGLAAGEALGFPAEGRSPQDIEMIYGGPLAGMTARIGRRHTWPVGQGAKDTQLVQLVGQSLLEAHGALDADDLAERLVRWLPAALKPGKSTIAAIESLAEGHHWCVSGVDSNGAGGTTRVVPLALLRHRQLGRLRQEAVLQCLLTHTGAKSLAGTVLFATAIASLVETPPGRLHRAAWMSLLERAIRGIDLEASARLHEVTLALDDGQAPHAVLGRFKTGGFVLECLPSALYCFLRWPQDPVRAVLTAVNAGFDACATGAMTGALAGAYLGLSGLPEAWSRALPVTDPLLRLADQLHALAEET; from the coding sequence ATGGCGGGCGAAGTCCACGTCAATTGCACGATGTGCCATGCCCTGGCAGGGGACCAGTGCAGTCTGCACGGCGTCGAGATCGAAAATCCGGCCTACACGGTCTGCGCCCAGTTCCGCGCCCCTGATGAGGCAGCGGATTCACCGCCTCATCGCTTGCCGGGTCTGGCTGATCTCAGTCCGGACTGGATCTACGAAATCGACACGACCGGGGAGCCGACCCCCTTGGTGCAGGTGGCGCGCCGTCGCCGCAACCGTCCCTCCACGGGCAAGCTCCCTCCCGCCTCCGACCTCAGGGCTGCGCAGCCTGAGCGCGGGCAAACGGATCTGGTGGACCGCTTTCGAGGGGCGCTGCTGGGGCTGGCCGCCGGGGAGGCGCTCGGATTTCCTGCGGAGGGTCGCTCACCGCAAGACATCGAGATGATCTACGGCGGTCCGCTAGCCGGCATGACCGCACGCATCGGCCGACGCCACACCTGGCCCGTGGGCCAGGGCGCCAAAGATACCCAGCTGGTGCAGCTTGTGGGCCAGTCCCTGCTCGAAGCACACGGCGCCCTCGATGCCGATGACCTGGCCGAACGACTGGTGCGCTGGCTGCCTGCCGCCCTGAAACCAGGCAAATCGACCATCGCCGCCATCGAGTCTCTGGCAGAGGGTCATCATTGGTGCGTCAGCGGGGTCGACTCGAACGGGGCAGGCGGCACGACCCGGGTGGTCCCGCTGGCCCTGCTACGACACCGACAACTCGGGCGCCTGCGTCAGGAAGCCGTGTTGCAATGTCTGCTCACCCACACCGGGGCGAAATCCCTGGCCGGCACCGTGCTGTTTGCCACGGCGATCGCCTCGCTGGTCGAGACCCCGCCCGGCCGCTTGCATCGTGCCGCCTGGATGTCCCTGCTGGAACGAGCCATTCGCGGCATCGACTTGGAAGCATCCGCCCGGCTGCACGAGGTGACGCTGGCGCTCGATGATGGGCAAGCCCCACACGCCGTGCTGGGCCGGTTCAAGACCGGCGGCTTCGTGCTCGAGTGCCTGCCCTCCGCGCTGTACTGTTTTCTACGCTGGCCTCAGGATCCCGTCCGGGCGGTGCTCACTGCCGTCAACGCTGGTTTCGACGCCTGTGCCACGGGCGCGATGACCGGTGCGCTCGCCGGAGCCTACCTGGGACTCAGCGGGCTGCCGGAGGCCTGGTCCCGCGCCCTTCCGGTGACCGACCCGTTGCTCCGCCTG